Proteins encoded in a region of the Macaca mulatta isolate MMU2019108-1 chromosome X, T2T-MMU8v2.0, whole genome shotgun sequence genome:
- the GPR101 gene encoding putative G-protein coupled receptor 101 gives MTSTCTNSTRESNSSHTCMPLSKMPISLAHGIIRSTVLVIFLAAAFVGNIVLALVLQRKPQLLQVTNRFIFNLLVTDLLQVSLVAPWVVATSVPLFWPLNSHFCTALVSLTHLFAFASVNTIVVVSVDRYLSIIHPLSYPSKMTQRRGYLLLYGTWIVAILQSTPPLYGWGQAAFDERNALCSMIWGASPSYTILSVVSFIVIPLIVMIACYSVVFGAARRQHALLYNVKRHSLEVRVKDCVENEDEEGAEKEEFQDESEFRRQHEGEVKAKEGRMEVKDGSLKAKEGSKGTSEGSAEARDSEEVRESSMVASDGSVQGKEGGTKVENSMKADKGGTEVNQCSIDLGEDDMEFGEDDINFSEGDVEAVNIPESLPPSRRNSNSDPPLPRCYQCKAAKVIFIIIFSYVLSLGPYCFLAVLAVWVDVETNVPQWVITIIIWLFFLQCCIHPYIYGYMHKTIKKEIQDMLKKFFCKEKPPKEDSHPDLPGTEAGTLGGTEGKIVPSYDSAAFP, from the coding sequence ATGACGTCTACCTGCACCAACAGCACGCGCGAGAGTAACAGCAGCCACACGTGCATGCCCCTCTCCAAAATGCCCATCAGCCTGGCTCACGGCATCATCCGCTCAACCGTGCTGGTTATCTTCCTCGCTGCCGCTTTCGTCGGCAACATAGTGCTGGCGCTAGTGTTGCAGCGCAAACCGCAGCTGCTGCAGGTGACCAACCGTTttatctttaacctccttgtcacCGACCTGCTGCAGGTTTCGCTCGTGGCACCCTGGGTGGTGGCCACCTCTGTGCCTCTCTTCTGGCCCCTCAACAGCCACTTCTGCACGGCCCTGGTTAGCCTCACCCACCTGTTCGCCTTCGCCAGTGTCAACACTATTGTCGTGGTGTCAGTGGATCGCTACTTGTCCATCATCCACCCTCTCTCCTACCCGTCCAAGATGACCCAGCGCCGTGGTTACTTGCTCCTCTATGGCACCTGGATTGTGGCCATCCTGCAGAGCACTCCTCCACTCTACGGCTGGGGCCAGGCTGCCTTTGATGAGCGCAATGCCCTCTGCTCCATGATCTGGGGGGCCAGCCCCAGCTACACTATTCTCAGCGTGGTGTCCTTCATCGTCATTCCACTGATTGTCATGATTGCCTGCTACTCCGTGGTGTTCGGTGCAGCCCGGAGGCAGCATGCTCTGCTGTACAATGTCAAGAGACACAGCTTGGAAGTGCGAGTCAAGGACTGTGTAGAGAATGAGGATGAAGAGGGAGCAGAGAAGGAGGAGTTCCAGGATGAGAGTGAGTTTCGCCGCCAGCATGAAGGTGAGGTCAAGGCCAAAGAAGGCAGAATGGAAGTCAAGGACGGCAGCCTGAAGGccaaggaaggaagcaaggggaCCAGTGAGGGTAGTGCAGAGGCCAGGGACAGCGAGGAGGTCAGAGAGAGCAGCATGGTGGCCAGCGACGGCAGCGTGCAGGGTAAGGAAGGTGGCACCAAAGTTGAGAACAGCATGAAGGCAGACAAGGGTGGCACAGAGGTCAACCAGTGCAGCATTGACTTGGGTGAAGACGACATGGAGTTTGGTGAAGACGACATCAATTTCAGTGAGGGTGATGTCGAGGCAGTGAACATCCCGGAGAGCCTCCCACCCAGTCGTCGTAACAGCAACAGCGACCCTCCTCTGCCCAGGTGCTACCAGTGCAAAGCTGCTAAAGTGATCTTCATCATCATTTTCTCCTATGTGCTATCCCTGGGGCCCTACTGCTTTTTGGCAGTCTTGGCTGTGTGGGTGGATGTCGAAACCAACGTACCCCAGTGGGTGATCACCATAATCATCTGGCTTTTCTTCCTGCAGTGCTGCATCCACCCCTACATCTATGGTTACATGCACAAGACCATTAAGAAGGAAATCCAGGATATGCTGAAGAAGTTCTTCTGCAAGGAAAAGCCCCCGAAAGAAGATAGCCACCCAGACCTGCCCGGAACCGAAGCTGGCACACTGGGTGGTACTGAGGGCAAGATTGTCCCTTCCTACGATTCTGCTGCTTTTCCTTGA